A single genomic interval of Numenius arquata chromosome 14, bNumArq3.hap1.1, whole genome shotgun sequence harbors:
- the IQCK gene encoding IQ domain-containing protein K — protein MAAGGLWERVCAEYEAEQPQFPDIPESEHGSVSLEAGILQSLCMEQFYSAPAADTVVQQLLPVAEAAPFPEPPDPKTCSSGEYLEYYIFPVLLPGMAELLHRAKKEKCFERKRTKFIACDFLTEWLYNKNPKRKDESFTEFFSIPFVNDWLKDHPRPPIPLSLLLSEEEASIIIQSFWRGYRVRCDSEIQELRQWQKKLRDDKNIFKSVREFWSKQEAKGG, from the exons ATGGCGGCGGGCGGGCTCTGGGAGCGGGTGTGCGCAG aGTATGAAGCAGAACAGCCTCAATTTCCAGATATTCCTGAATCAGAACATGGATCT GTGTCTTTGGAAGCAGGAATATTGCAGTCCTTATGTatggaacaattttattcagcccCTGCAGCTGATACTGTTGTCCAACAGTTGCTTCCCGTAGCCGAGGCAGCCCCCTTTCCAGAACCACCTGATCCAAAAACGT GTTCTTCTGGAGAATACTTAGAGTATTACATATTTCCAGTACTCTTACCCGGAATGGCTGAACTTCTGCATCGagcaaagaaggaaaagtgtTTTGAG AGAAAAAGGACCAAATTTATTGCCTGTGATTTCCTAACTGAGTGGTTATACAA cAAGAATCCAAAGAGGAAAGATGAGTCATTCACAGAattcttttccattccttttgtTAACGACTGGCTAAAGGACCA tcctaggCCACctattcctctctctctccttctgtcAGAAGAAGAAGCAAGCATAATAATTCAGTCCTTCTGGAGAGGTTATCGG GTCCGCTGCGATAGTGAAATACAAGAGCTACGTCAGTGGCAAAAGAAGTTGAGAGAcgacaaaaacatttttaagagcgTGAGAGAATTCTGGAGTAAGCAAGAAGCCAAAGGTGGGTGA